GAGTTGTCATGGTTATTTGGCTGAGGCGCGAAGCCGGGCTGGGCGTATCGTCCGACGTGATCCGGGCCGCCGACCGGCACCGCGTCGTCGAGCTCGATGCGGCCGTGCAGGCGCTGTACGAAGAGCGCGACGCCGTGCTGGGCGCGGCACGCGCACAGGCCGAGGCGATCGTGGCGCAAGCGCGCGCGGTCGCCGGCGGCGTGCTCAAGGCGGCCAACGAACGCGCCGCGAACAGCGAGCAGCGGGGCTACGCCGAGGGGCAGCGCAAGGCCTTGGCCGAGTTCCATGCCGCCATGATCGCGCGCACCTACAGCGAGGCCGAATCCACCCAGCGCGTGGAGACCCGCCTGCGCACAGCCGTCATGCAGGCGGTGGAGCGCGTCATCCTGGAGTCGGACCGCCAGGCGCTGTTCGCCCGGGTGGCCTCGACGCTGGGCAGCGTGGTGCAGAGCCAGGCGCGGCTGACCCTGCGCGTCTGCCCGGCCGAGCTCGACGCGGCGCGCGCGGCATTTGCCCGCGCCGTGGAGGGCGGCCTGCTCAACGCCACCGTCGAGGTGCTGGCCGACGACAGCACCCGGCCCGGCGATTGCCGCTGCGAGTGGGACCACGGTGTGGCCGATGCCAGCCTGGATGTCCAACTGGCGGCGCTGCGGCAGGCGCTTGCCCCGCAGGCTCCCGCGCATGCGGAGTCGGCACGGCAAGCCCAGCCGACCCCGGACGACGACGCCGACGACGCGCAGGACGAGTACGACTACGACGACGAAGACGAAGGCATCGAGGAAGACCTCGATCACGACGACCGCGACGAAGAAGACGAAGAAGACGAAGAGGACGAAGAGGACGAAGAGGACGAAGAGGACGAAGAGGACGAGGACGTCTACGAAGAAGACGATGAGGACCGGGAAGACGACGAAGATGACGAAGACGAGGAGGACGACGAATGAGCCATCTCGCCCTGCTCGAATCCCTGGAGAGCGCGGCACGGACCACGCCGCTCATCCGCCGCTTCGGTAAGGTGGTCGAAGTCACCGGCACGCTGCTGCGCGTGGGCGGGGTCGATGTGCGGCTCGGCGAGCTGTGCACGCTCACCGAGGCGGACGGCACCGTCATGCAGGAAGGCGAGGTCGTCGGCTTCAGCGAACACTTCGCCCTGGTGGCGCCGTTCAGCGGCGTGACCGGCCTGTCGCGCTCCACCCGCGTGGTGCCCAGCGGCCGCGCGCTGTCGGTCGGCATCGGCCCGGGTCTGCTCGGGCGCGTGCTGGACGGGCTGGGCCGGCCGGCCGATGGTGGGCCGCCGCTGGACGTGGTGGAGCACGTCCCGGTGTTCGCCAACGCGCCCGACCCGATGACGCGGCGCCTGGTGGAGCATCCGCTGGCCACCGGCGTGCGCGTGATCGACGGCCTGGCCACGCTGGCCGAAGGGCAGCGCATGGGCATCTTCGCGCCGGCCGGCGTGGGCAAGAGCACGCTGATGGGCATGTTCGCGCGCGGCACGGAATGCGATGTCAACGTGATCGTGCTGATCGGCGAGCGCGGCCGCGAAGTGCGCGAGTTCATCGAGCAGATCCTGGGCGAGGAGGGCATGCGCCGCTCCGTGGTGGTGTGCGCGACGTCGGACCGCTCCGCCGTGGAGCGCGCCAAGGCCGCGCACGTCGGCACCGCCGTGGCCGAGTACTTCCGCGATCAGGGCCTGCGCGTGCTGCTGATGATGGATTCGCTCACGCGCTTCGCGCGCGCGCAGCGCGAGATCGGCCTGGCCGCCGGCGAGCCGCCCACGCGGCGCGGCTTCCCGCCCTCGGTGTTCGCGGAGCTGCCGCGCCTGCTGGAGCGCGCCGGCATGAGTTCGGCCGGCTCTATCACCGCGCTCTACACGGTGCTGGCCGAAGACGAGTCGGGCAACGACCCGGTGGCCGAAGAAGTGCGCGGTATCCTGGACGGCCACTTGATCCTGTCGCGCGATATTGCCGCGCGCAACCGCTATCCGGCCATCGATATCCTGAACAGCCTGAGCCGGGTGATGACGCAGGTGATGCCCCGCGAGCACTGCGACGCGGCCGGGCGCATGCGCCAGTTGCTGGCCAAGTACAACGAAGTCGAGACGCTGCTGCAGATGGGCGAGTACAAGGAAGGCAGCGACCCGGTGGCGGATGCGGCGGTGCAATGGAACGACTGGATGGAAGAATTCCTGCGCCAGCGTACCGACGAATGGTGCAGCCCCGACGAGACCCGACGACTGCTTGACGAGATCGCGCTGGCATGAAGCGCAAGCGCCGCTCGTCGGTCTGGCGCGCGCTGATCGAGGCGAAGACCCGCGAGCGCCGCCGCGTCGAGGCCGACATCGAAGCCGCGCAGGCCGCCCTGGCCGAAGCGCAGGCCGCCGTCGAGGCCCGCCAGGATGCGCAGCGGCAGGCCGAGCAGCGCCTGGATGCGCACCTGCGCAGCATGGATGACCTGACCACCGGCGCCAGCCTTACGGCGCAGGCCTATCTGCAATACGACGCGTTCCGGGAGCAGCTCGACGGCGCGGTCGCCCAGGCCGAGCAGGCGGTGGCCGCGGCGCAGGGCGTCGTGGCGGAGCGCGAAGCCGCATTGCAGGCACAGCGGCGCAGGCTGGCCCGCCTGGACGCGATGCTGGACCACTGCCGCGAAACCGCCGACCGCCTCGATCGCAAGGAAGACACCGAGCTTGAACTGGCCACCGAGGAAGAGGCCATCGAAGCCATCGTCGCCCGCGCGCGTTACACCACCCCACACTGAGTCGCAAGTCCATGGAATCGATCGATACGCTCGTGCATGCCTGGTTCGATACCGGCGAAAGCCTGGAGACGCTGCTCGTGCTGCTGGCGCTGAGCTGCGTGCGCATCATGACGCTCTTCGCCATCCTGCCCGCCACCAACGACCAGATGCTGACCGGCATCGCGCGCAACGGCGTGGTCTACACACTGGCGATCCTGGTGGCGGCGGGCCAGCCGGTGGGGCTCGCCGAGCATCTCAACGCGGGGCAGTTGTTCATCCTGACCTGCAAGGAAATCTTCCTGGGGGCGTGCCTGGGCTTCGCGGCCTCCACGGTGTTCTGGGTGGCGGAAACGGCCGGCACGCTGATCGACAACGTGTCCGGGTACAACAATGTGCAGATGACCAACCCCTTGCGCGGCGATCAGAACACACCGATCGGCAACACGCTGGTGAACCTGGCCGTGACGTTGTTCTATGCAGCCGGTGGCATGCTGTTTTTGCTGGGCGTGGTATTCGAATCGTTCAAGTGGTGGCCGCTCGGCGCCTCGCTGCCGGACATGAATGCGGTTGCGCAGAGCTTCCTGCTGCAGCAGACCGACTCGATCTTCTCCACGGCCGTGAAGCTCGCCGCGCCGGTGATGATGACGCTGCTGCTGATCGATGCCGGCATCGGTCTGCTGTCGCGCGCGGCGGACAAGCTCGAGCCGGCTTCGCTCAGCCAGCCGATCAAGGGTGCCGTTGCATTGCTGATGGTGATGGCGCTGGTCACCGCGCTGTCCACGCAAGTCAAGGGTACGCTCACCTACGCCCAGTTGAAAGAACAGGTGAAGCAAGGATTGGTGGGTGACGGCACGTCGCCAAAAGCGAAATCTTCACAGTGAGTATTGTTCAGGCCAAGGCGCAGCTTTGTTGAGATTATTTTTCCGGCGTTTTTCTACGATAACTCCAAGCAGTTTGATTGATGCGGCCTGCATGTCGCGGGCTGGTTCGACTTGACGCTTCAGGAGCATTGCCATGCTGGGAAACATCTACTTCGCCCTGGCCTCCGGCCTCGCCGCTCGCGAGCGCCTGACCGAATACGCAAATGCGGTTTTCGCCGCTGACTTCGACCGCGCGTATCAGCTCGTCGACCACCATTCGACCCAGCGCGGCAAGTCCGACGACTATGCCGGCGTGCTGGCGATGGCCGATGCATCGCTGCTGCTCGAGTGCGACGAAGAGGCGGAGGAGGGCTTCCGCCTGGCGCAGCGCCTGATCCGCCATTCGGATGACCAGTTGCGTGTGGTGTCGTGCCGCAATACCGGCTGGCAAGCGCTGCTGCGCGACCGCTACGCCGCGGCCGCGAGCTGCTTCGCACGCATGGCGGAAGACGACGGTGCGACCTGGACCCAGCAGGTCGAAGGCCTGATCGGACTGGCGCTGGTGCATCACCAGCTCGGCCAGCAGGACGCCGCCGACGAAGCCCTGCAGGCGGCGCGCGAAGCCGCCAGCGGCAGCAGCGATCGCGGCTGGCTGGCCACCATCGATCTCATCATCTACGAATTCGCCGTGCAGGCCGGCATCCGTTGTTCCAACCGCCTGATGGAGCATGCGTTCTGGCAATCCGCCGAGATGGGTGCGACCTTGCTGGCCAACCACGGCGGCCGCAACGGCTGGTCGCCGACCGCATCGCAGGAAGCCGCGATGCCGGCACTGATCCAGCGCCGCGCCGAGTACCTCGGCCTGCTGCGCCGCATGGCCGACGGCGAGCGCGCCGCGATCGATCCGCTGCTGGCGATCCTGAACCATTCGCGCAAGCTCGGCAGCCGCCTGCTGATGCAGACCAAGGTGGAAGTCGTGCTGGCCGCGCTCAGCGGCGAGCAGTACGACGTCGCCGGCCGCGTCTTCGACCAGATCTGCAACCGCGAAACCACCTACGGCGCCCGCCGCTGGAATTTCGACTACCTGTACTGCCGCGCGAAGATGGCTGCGCAGCGCGGCGATGCGGCCGGCGCGCTGAAGTTCTACACCAGCTACATGCAGGACGCGCTGCGCTGCCTGCGCACCGAGACGGTCAACGTGCGCCGTGCCAGCAGCGCCGCCGTGCCCGTCGCCTCGCGCGCCTCCGACGATGTCAGCGCGCGGCTGTCGGCCAAGTACCGCCGGGCCTATCGCTACATCATCGAGAACATCGAGCGCAGCGACCTGACCACGCGCGAAGTGGCCGCCCATATCAACGTGACTGAACGCGCGCTGCAACTGGCGTTCAAGAGCGCTGTAGGCATGTCGCCGAGCTCGGTCATCCGGCGCATGCGGCTCGAGGGCATCCGCTCCGATCTGCTCGACAGCGAGCGCAATCCGTCCAACATCATCGATACCGCGTCGCGCTGGGGCATCCGCAGCCGCTCGGCGCTGGTCAAGGGCTACCGCAAGCAGTTCAACGAAGCCCCCTCCGAAACCATCTGGCGCTGAGCCTCCCCCCAGCGGACCGCCCCCGCGCCTAATGCGGCGCGGGCAGCGGCGGTCCGCCCCCTCCCATCTCCTGGACAACATCATGCATCTGATTCGAGCGACGGGCCCGAAGGCCGGCGTGCGGACTTTTCCCGGGCGGTTGAAAGGCATGGCTGCCGCGCTGCTGCTGTGGACGGCCGGCACCGTTTGCGCA
The nucleotide sequence above comes from Ralstonia solanacearum K60. Encoded proteins:
- the sctL gene encoding type III secretion system stator protein SctL, producing the protein MVIWLRREAGLGVSSDVIRAADRHRVVELDAAVQALYEERDAVLGAARAQAEAIVAQARAVAGGVLKAANERAANSEQRGYAEGQRKALAEFHAAMIARTYSEAESTQRVETRLRTAVMQAVERVILESDRQALFARVASTLGSVVQSQARLTLRVCPAELDAARAAFARAVEGGLLNATVEVLADDSTRPGDCRCEWDHGVADASLDVQLAALRQALAPQAPAHAESARQAQPTPDDDADDAQDEYDYDDEDEGIEEDLDHDDRDEEDEEDEEDEEDEEDEEDEEDEDVYEEDDEDREDDEDDEDEEDDE
- the sctN gene encoding type III secretion system ATPase SctN, which produces MSHLALLESLESAARTTPLIRRFGKVVEVTGTLLRVGGVDVRLGELCTLTEADGTVMQEGEVVGFSEHFALVAPFSGVTGLSRSTRVVPSGRALSVGIGPGLLGRVLDGLGRPADGGPPLDVVEHVPVFANAPDPMTRRLVEHPLATGVRVIDGLATLAEGQRMGIFAPAGVGKSTLMGMFARGTECDVNVIVLIGERGREVREFIEQILGEEGMRRSVVVCATSDRSAVERAKAAHVGTAVAEYFRDQGLRVLLMMDSLTRFARAQREIGLAAGEPPTRRGFPPSVFAELPRLLERAGMSSAGSITALYTVLAEDESGNDPVAEEVRGILDGHLILSRDIAARNRYPAIDILNSLSRVMTQVMPREHCDAAGRMRQLLAKYNEVETLLQMGEYKEGSDPVADAAVQWNDWMEEFLRQRTDEWCSPDETRRLLDEIALA
- a CDS encoding type III secretion protein HrpB7, which produces MKRKRRSSVWRALIEAKTRERRRVEADIEAAQAALAEAQAAVEARQDAQRQAEQRLDAHLRSMDDLTTGASLTAQAYLQYDAFREQLDGAVAQAEQAVAAAQGVVAEREAALQAQRRRLARLDAMLDHCRETADRLDRKEDTELELATEEEAIEAIVARARYTTPH
- the sctT gene encoding type III secretion system export apparatus subunit SctT, yielding MESIDTLVHAWFDTGESLETLLVLLALSCVRIMTLFAILPATNDQMLTGIARNGVVYTLAILVAAGQPVGLAEHLNAGQLFILTCKEIFLGACLGFAASTVFWVAETAGTLIDNVSGYNNVQMTNPLRGDQNTPIGNTLVNLAVTLFYAAGGMLFLLGVVFESFKWWPLGASLPDMNAVAQSFLLQQTDSIFSTAVKLAAPVMMTLLLIDAGIGLLSRAADKLEPASLSQPIKGAVALLMVMALVTALSTQVKGTLTYAQLKEQVKQGLVGDGTSPKAKSSQ
- the hrpB gene encoding transcriptional regulator HrpB, producing the protein MLGNIYFALASGLAARERLTEYANAVFAADFDRAYQLVDHHSTQRGKSDDYAGVLAMADASLLLECDEEAEEGFRLAQRLIRHSDDQLRVVSCRNTGWQALLRDRYAAAASCFARMAEDDGATWTQQVEGLIGLALVHHQLGQQDAADEALQAAREAASGSSDRGWLATIDLIIYEFAVQAGIRCSNRLMEHAFWQSAEMGATLLANHGGRNGWSPTASQEAAMPALIQRRAEYLGLLRRMADGERAAIDPLLAILNHSRKLGSRLLMQTKVEVVLAALSGEQYDVAGRVFDQICNRETTYGARRWNFDYLYCRAKMAAQRGDAAGALKFYTSYMQDALRCLRTETVNVRRASSAAVPVASRASDDVSARLSAKYRRAYRYIIENIERSDLTTREVAAHINVTERALQLAFKSAVGMSPSSVIRRMRLEGIRSDLLDSERNPSNIIDTASRWGIRSRSALVKGYRKQFNEAPSETIWR